AGGCCGATTTCGCCAATGCCGGCGCCACCCAGTTCGGCTCCGGCTGGGCCTGGGTTTCCGTCAAGAACGGCAAGCTCGAAATCTCCAAGACCCCTAACGGCGAAAACCCGCTCGTCCACGGCGCCACTCCGATCCTCGGCGTCGACGTCTGGGAGCACTCCTATTACATCGACTATCGCAACGCCCGCCCGAAATATCTCGAGGCCTTCATCGATAGCCTGATCAACTGGGACTACGTCCTGGAACGCTACGAAGAAGCCACGAAGTAAGCGGTTCGAGGCTGCCGCCATCGGCGGCGGTCTCTCAGCCTGTTTGAGTTTGCGCCCGGCGTTCCCCCGAACGCCGGGTGTTTGTTTTCACATCCCGTCGTCATATCCCTGTTACCGACCGATCCTAACCACGCCTCATGTCCATGTCCGCTCTTCCCCTGTTCCGCTTCGGCATCATTGCCGATCCGCAATATGCGGCCATCCCCCCGCATGCGGCCATGGACCGCCACTACGCCAACAGCCTCACCAAGGTCGCCGAGGCGATCGTGATCTTCAACAGTTGGGATTTGAGCTTCGTCATGACTCTCGGCGATGTCATCGACCGCAGCTTCAAAAGCTTCGACGATATCCTGCCGCTCTATGAGAAGCTGAGGCACGAGGCGCTCTTCCTGCTCGGCAACCATGATTTCTCCGTCTCCGCGGGGCACCTCTCCGAAGTCGCCACACGTCTCGGAATGCCGTCGCCCTATTACAGCTTCTCCCGCCACGGCTGGCGCTTCATCGTGCTCGACGGCAACGAGATCAGCACCTTCGCGCTGCCCGAGGGCCATCCGCACCGCGCCCTTGCCGCGCAAATGCTGGCCGAGCTGGAGGCGAAGGGCGCCAGGAATGCGCATCGGTGGAATGCCGCGCTGAGCGACGCGCAGTTCGCCTGGCTTGGCGATCAAATCGCAGAGGCGGCCGCGGCTGGCGAGAAGGTGATCGTCATGAATCACTATCCCGTGCATCTGCCGAGTGAGCACGGCATGTGGGACAGCGAGCGCATCGTCGCGCTGCTCGCCTCGCACGACAACGTCGTCGCCTATCTCAACGGCCATGACCACGTGGGCAATTACGGCAAGGCCGGCGCCTGCCATTTCGTCAATTTCAAGGGCGTGGTCGACACCGAAAGCGAAAACGCCTTCGCCATCGTCGAAGTCTACCCCGATCGTCTCGAAATCCGCGGCTTCGGGCGCGAAGAGAGTCGGACGCTGGTTTATTAGGTCAGACTGCGCGCGCTATTTTCGGGCTTGAGTCCCAAGCGTTGGCGGCAAGGGGCTGGCGGCGATCCCAGGCCCCAAATATCACCCTGCCACAGCCTTTTCCGCCCACCCACTCGTCCACAACTCCCGCAGCCGGTCGCCGTCCCCCTTGAAGAAGGCTTCGGCTGCCGCGCAATGCTCCACCCGGTCGCTGCGGAAATTGCGGATCGCCCGGCGCAGCTCGCACCAGGCGACGACATTGGCGGTCTGCGAATAATAGATCAGCGCGATCGGCTGGATCGTTCGCTCGGTGGCGCGGCCGAGCTCGTCGCGGTAGGCGAGCATCAGTTTGCGTTCGTCGCGGATCGCCCGGCGCACGACCGCAAGGTCGAAACCGGCCGGCTGCGCGGTCGAGCCCCAGGCATAAAGCGCCTTGTTGTTCATCGCCTGGCGCAACGGCGCCGGCACGGCGCCTGATATCTTCTGGTTGACCCGGCGGGCGGCCTGCTTCAGCTCCTGGTCCGCCGTGCGTTCGAGCAGCGCCAGCGACAGAACGATCGCCTCCATCTCCTCGATCGAGAACATCAGGGGCGGCAGGTCGAAGCCGGGCCGCATGATGTAGCCGATGCCGCGCTCGCCTTCGATCGGCACCCGCATCGCCTGAAGCGCGGCGATATCGCGATAGATCGAGCGCACCGTTACCTCGAGCGTCTCGGCCATAACAGCCGCCGTCATCGGTTTTCTGGCGAGCCGCAGGATTTGAATGATCTCGAAAAGCCGCGAAGCCTTGCGCATTTTGCCTCTCCCACCCTCACGCTCCTGACAATACACTGTCAGTTGGGTTTGCGTATAGAGCGCCTATCGGATTGAAATCTCTTAGGGTCTCCAAAAGGCCCCTCGAACGACAAGGCGTCAACTGACATGAATTACCACGAAAACCTCTGGCTCTTCTTCACCCTTCTCTTCGGCATCATCATCGTGCCCGGCATGGACATGCTCTTCGTGCTCGCCAATGCGCTGAGCGGCGGTATCCGGCGGGGACTGGCGGCAACTGGCGGCATCATGGCGGGGGGCGCCGTGCATTCGGCCTATGGCGCGGCCGGCGTCGGTGTGCTCGTCACCATGCTGCCGCAGCTCTTCAATGTGCTGCTCTTTGCCGGCGTCGCCTATATGATCTGGATCGGCATTTCGCTGATGCGCAGTTCGATCACCGTCGAGGCGGTCGGGCCGGCAACGGCGCGCTCCGGCTGGCGCGCCTTCCGCCAGGGCGCCGTCACCTGTCTGATCAATCCCAAGGCCTATATCTTCATGTTCGCCGTCTATCCGCAGTTCCTGAGGCCGGAATTTGGCCCCGTCTGGAAGCAGGGCCTGATCATGGGGGCCATGACGATCGCCACCCAGTTCGCCATTTACGGCACGCTGGCAATGACCGCCGGCCGCAGCCGTGATCTTCTCGTCGGAAATCCCGATGCCACGGCCTTTGTCGGCCGCTGCGCCGGACTGCTTCTGGTCGCAGTCTCCGCGCTCAGTCTCTGGCAGGGTTGGAAAAGCGCGTGAGCCTCAAACTCCTGCCGCTTCAGACCGATGCAGCGGCGGAAGTCGGTTCATCTTCAGCGATGATTTGCGGCAGTGCTACGGAGATGTTCTCTTATCATCGCGCGAAACTCGCCGAATGTCTGGAACCCAATGTGCCGCACAAGCCGATGGACCGTTGTTGGAGAAACGCGGCACCTGCGCGCGACCGCGGCAGCACTTTCAAATGCCGTTATGTCAGGTGTTTCCAGAATCTCCCTTGCGACGCGTTCGAGACCGACGGGAAATACCAACCGCCGGCTGGCGATCAGGCGCTTCAGTTCTTGCAGTGTTGAGAGAGGAGGAGAGTTTTGATCCGGTACCATTGCAAGCACTTTCAAAAGAGGTGCCTTCACGCAATCTCAGTCGAAGTCTGCGCAGAAGCAGCGCCTCACCGAGATGCGCGAGGGGAAATTGGCCGCGGTTTCGTCCACTAGATCGCCTGCGGCTTGAAATCGTTCGCCGCGACCGGCATCACGCCCTGCAGAAGGGTGACGGATTTCTCCAGCCCTTCCAGGCTGTTCAGAAGCACGTCCTCATGCTCGATCGAGAGCCAGCCGTCGTAACCGGCCATCTTCAGCCTGTAGCAGAACTGCCGCCACCATTCTTCGCCATGGCCAAATCCCAGAGTGATGTAGGACCAGCTGCGCGCCGGAATGTCCATCAGGCTGCCGTTCTCCAAAAGGCTGGTGACGGCCTGCCTTGGAGCGTTGAGGAAAGTATCTTTGGCGTGAACATGGTATAGAGCGTCGCCGAGCGCTTCTGCGGCCGCAAGAGGATCGGCGCCCATCCAGAAGAGATGTGATGGATCGAGGTTCGCTCCGACGACTGGGCCTACGGCCTCGCGCAGCTTCAGCAGCGAGGGGACATTGTAGACGCACTGGTTGCCATGCAGTTCCAGCGCGATGCGCTCCACGCCGTGATTTCTGGCGAGGGCCACGATCCTGGTCCAATAGGGGAGGAGCTTTTCCTCCCACTGGTAGCGAAGGATCGCCTGCGTCTCCGGCGGCCATGAGGAGACCACCCAGTTCGGCATGGTGTCAGCGGCACTCCCGGCCGGAAGTCCCGACATCGCGCAGACGGTCTTGATGCCGAGCTCGCCCGCCGCCCGGATCGTATCCTCAAGACCCTGCCCTTGGGCAAGATCGGTCGGATGTAGGGGATTTCCGTTGGCGTTAAGGCTTATCACCTCCAGCTCGCGGTCGGCGAAGGCTCCGAGGAACGATTTCTGCGCGCTCTTGTCCCGCAGGATCGTCGGCAGATGGAAATGCGGCGCGGTCGACCAGCCGCAGGTGTTGACCTCGACGCCGGAGACGCCCAGCCTTTGAGCGTGATCCAGCATCGCCTCGAAGGGCAGGCCGCCAAGGCTGTCTGATACGAATCCAAGCTTCATGCGTAAAACTCCGGTTTGGCAATCATTTCGACGGGAATCTTGCGGCCGTCGTTCAAAGCTCTGACGCCGGCTTCGGCGACCCTTGCGGCGCAGTATCCGTCCCAACTGCTCGACGCGATGTGCGGGAACACTCCGGTCTCGACGAACCGAACGAAAGCGCGGTTCTGGCGGCGATAGGCTTCAGCGTAGCGGCCGCGCCAATCCGCTTCGTAGCTTGTGCTCTGGCCGAGCTCCCGGTCGACGCGGGTGTAGTTTACGGCGTTCATGGCGATGGTCGCCTTCTCGCCCACCAGTTCTGCTCGGACGTCGTATCCGTAGGCCGCGTTATTGTTGATCTCGATATTGACGAGCTGATCATCCGCGGTTTCGAGCACCATATAGACTGGCGCGACCAGCGCATCGGACCGCTTCGGCTGGAAGGCGGAGACCGATACGTATTCGGTATCAAGGACGTGTCGGACGACATCGAACTCGTGCGGGGCGGAATTGGTGATTGCCATCGCCCCGGTGAAGTCCGACGCGGGAGTCGCGACATTACGATGAAAGTTGTGCATCATCAGGGCCCGGCCAATCGCACCGCGCTCCAGAGCCTGCTTCATTTCCACATAGGATTGATCGAAGCGGCGCATGAAGCCGAGCATGATGAACTTCGATCCCGCGGCTTCTTCCGCCTGCATGATCTCCAGGCATTCGTTGGAGGATTGCGACAGCGGCTTTTCGCAGAGAGCCTGTTTGCCTGCTCTTATGCAGGACAGCGACAGGGGCGCGTGCGTAAAATCGGGGCTTGCGATAATCACTGCGTCCACGTCCGGACGAGAGGCCACCCGGTCGGGGTCAGAGTCGACCTCGTGAGCGCTGTAGGCGTCCGCTACCTTGCGGGCGCGGTCCGCATCCATGTCGCAAACGACTTGGAGGCTCGCTCCTGGCAGATCTTCCGCGACGATTCTCGCATGATCGGCTCCCATCAGTCCTGCCCCGATGACGGCGATCCTTACTGTCATTTCGATATTTCCTGTCGTTAGAGAACCAGAGTTGCGGCAAGCATTGCGTCTCGTGCGAAATGCGTGCCGAGAGCCCCATCCCGGCACGCACCCCTTAGAGGGCTTACTTCTTTGCGTATTGACCGACGTTGTCCTTGGTGATCGAAGCAAACGGCACCAGCTTTTCGGCCGGCGCATCCTCGCCTTTTTTCAAGCCTTCCACGACCTCGAAGGCGGCCTTCGCTTGGCCTGCGGCGTCCTGGAAGATGGTCTGCGACATGGTGCCGGCCTTGATCGCGTTCAGAGCATCGGCCGTACCATCGACACCCGAAATCATCACGCCCTTGAGACGGTCGGCACCCTGAAGTGCTTCGAGCGCCCCCAGCGCCATCTGGTCGTTGGCTGCGACGATTGCATCGAATTTGGGAAAGCTCTGGATCCAGTCCTCCGTGACCTTCATGCCTTCAGCGCGGTCGTAGTTTGCCGAGAGGCTGGCGAGGGTGGTCACGTCGGAACGGCCGAGCGCATCCTCGAAGCCCTTCTTGCGCTCCTGCGTGTGCGAAAGCCCCGGCGTCCCTTCGAGGTAGAGGATCTTGGCGCCCTTCGGCAGGTGTTCTTTCATGTATTCGCCCTGAAGACGGCCGGCATCGATGTTCTTCGAGCCGACGAACGTGTATTTGCCGCCTGCCGATTGGATGCCGAGAGCGATGACGGGAATGCCGGCCTGGTTCGCCTTCTCGACGCCCGGTACGATGCCCTGATAGTCGACGGGCACGACGACGATTGCGTTGACCTTCTGCGCTATGAAGTTGTCGATCTGATCGAGTTGCTTGCTGACGTCATTGTTGGCGTCTGAGAAGTTCACTTCGACTGCCGGATCGGATTTCGACGCTTCGATGAAGGCATTCTTGCGCGCCATGACGAAGACATCCGTGTCCGCCATGTTGGCGTAGCCGACGACGAATTTGTCTGCGGCGAATGCGCTGCCGGTGGAGATTGTGGCAAGGGATATGGCGCAGGCGAGAGCGAGTTTGGAAATGGCTTTCATAGGGTCCTCCCATTGAGTTTCAGGTTCATTCCGGATGCGGGAAATCCCCGCTGACAAAGAGGTGGTTCCCGAGCAGGCGCTAGCCCGCCGAAGAACATCGGTCATGCCTTCTTTTTGTTGCGGGCAGACTTGGTCCAGACATCGAGGATCACGGCGATC
This DNA window, taken from Rhizobium etli CFN 42, encodes the following:
- a CDS encoding metallophosphoesterase; the protein is MSMSALPLFRFGIIADPQYAAIPPHAAMDRHYANSLTKVAEAIVIFNSWDLSFVMTLGDVIDRSFKSFDDILPLYEKLRHEALFLLGNHDFSVSAGHLSEVATRLGMPSPYYSFSRHGWRFIVLDGNEISTFALPEGHPHRALAAQMLAELEAKGARNAHRWNAALSDAQFAWLGDQIAEAAAAGEKVIVMNHYPVHLPSEHGMWDSERIVALLASHDNVVAYLNGHDHVGNYGKAGACHFVNFKGVVDTESENAFAIVEVYPDRLEIRGFGREESRTLVY
- a CDS encoding helix-turn-helix transcriptional regulator; the encoded protein is MRKASRLFEIIQILRLARKPMTAAVMAETLEVTVRSIYRDIAALQAMRVPIEGERGIGYIMRPGFDLPPLMFSIEEMEAIVLSLALLERTADQELKQAARRVNQKISGAVPAPLRQAMNNKALYAWGSTAQPAGFDLAVVRRAIRDERKLMLAYRDELGRATERTIQPIALIYYSQTANVVAWCELRRAIRNFRSDRVEHCAAAEAFFKGDGDRLRELWTSGWAEKAVAG
- a CDS encoding LysE family translocator; the encoded protein is MNYHENLWLFFTLLFGIIIVPGMDMLFVLANALSGGIRRGLAATGGIMAGGAVHSAYGAAGVGVLVTMLPQLFNVLLFAGVAYMIWIGISLMRSSITVEAVGPATARSGWRAFRQGAVTCLINPKAYIFMFAVYPQFLRPEFGPVWKQGLIMGAMTIATQFAIYGTLAMTAGRSRDLLVGNPDATAFVGRCAGLLLVAVSALSLWQGWKSA
- a CDS encoding MurR/RpiR family transcriptional regulator, whose amino-acid sequence is MVPDQNSPPLSTLQELKRLIASRRLVFPVGLERVAREILETPDITAFESAAAVARRCRVSPTTVHRLVRHIGFQTFGEFRAMIREHLRSTAANHR
- a CDS encoding sugar phosphate isomerase/epimerase family protein codes for the protein MKLGFVSDSLGGLPFEAMLDHAQRLGVSGVEVNTCGWSTAPHFHLPTILRDKSAQKSFLGAFADRELEVISLNANGNPLHPTDLAQGQGLEDTIRAAGELGIKTVCAMSGLPAGSAADTMPNWVVSSWPPETQAILRYQWEEKLLPYWTRIVALARNHGVERIALELHGNQCVYNVPSLLKLREAVGPVVGANLDPSHLFWMGADPLAAAEALGDALYHVHAKDTFLNAPRQAVTSLLENGSLMDIPARSWSYITLGFGHGEEWWRQFCYRLKMAGYDGWLSIEHEDVLLNSLEGLEKSVTLLQGVMPVAANDFKPQAI
- a CDS encoding Gfo/Idh/MocA family oxidoreductase, which translates into the protein MTVRIAVIGAGLMGADHARIVAEDLPGASLQVVCDMDADRARKVADAYSAHEVDSDPDRVASRPDVDAVIIASPDFTHAPLSLSCIRAGKQALCEKPLSQSSNECLEIMQAEEAAGSKFIMLGFMRRFDQSYVEMKQALERGAIGRALMMHNFHRNVATPASDFTGAMAITNSAPHEFDVVRHVLDTEYVSVSAFQPKRSDALVAPVYMVLETADDQLVNIEINNNAAYGYDVRAELVGEKATIAMNAVNYTRVDRELGQSTSYEADWRGRYAEAYRRQNRAFVRFVETGVFPHIASSSWDGYCAARVAEAGVRALNDGRKIPVEMIAKPEFYA
- a CDS encoding sugar ABC transporter substrate-binding protein, yielding MKAISKLALACAISLATISTGSAFAADKFVVGYANMADTDVFVMARKNAFIEASKSDPAVEVNFSDANNDVSKQLDQIDNFIAQKVNAIVVVPVDYQGIVPGVEKANQAGIPVIALGIQSAGGKYTFVGSKNIDAGRLQGEYMKEHLPKGAKILYLEGTPGLSHTQERKKGFEDALGRSDVTTLASLSANYDRAEGMKVTEDWIQSFPKFDAIVAANDQMALGALEALQGADRLKGVMISGVDGTADALNAIKAGTMSQTIFQDAAGQAKAAFEVVEGLKKGEDAPAEKLVPFASITKDNVGQYAKK